In one window of Bacteroidota bacterium DNA:
- a CDS encoding Smr/MutS family protein, which yields MSKISIDLHESFNKGSKIDDLLNNAIRKAVENKIDLVEIIHGKGSGQLKKRVLRFLQQPHIKQLYKRVEKDSKNFGRLFVRF from the coding sequence TTGTCAAAAATTTCAATTGATCTGCATGAATCGTTCAATAAAGGAAGTAAAATTGATGATCTTTTGAACAACGCCATTCGCAAAGCTGTTGAGAACAAGATCGACCTGGTGGAAATAATACATGGTAAAGGAAGCGGCCAGTTAAAAAAACGCGTGCTGCGATTTTTACAACAACCGCACATTAAACAATTGTATAAAAGAGTTGAGAAGGATAGCAAAAATTTCGGGAGACTGTTTGTCAGGTTTTAG
- a CDS encoding beta-lactamase family protein codes for MSGFRSVFFSCGLQCIATVVIISCGLPQNRPAKGTHITVGSNSLQNDSIEKIRARLNTNEKAQRLDSLFKYMFLHGGFNGNILVAQQGQVIYKKSWGYANYETKDSLTLNSVFQMGSSSKPLTATAILILKEQGLIRLSQTIDEFFPDFPYKKITVKDLLTHRSGLANYMYFCDSFYCYKNIPLSNDELLKLMITNHPLPYFKPNRRFEYSNTNYALLVNIIEKVSGVSYADFMKQEIFKPLGMNNSRISITDTIDLNHNKTTGYEGNWKKYDIDYLDGVLGDKNIFTTVDDLFLFDQALYTVQLLKKETLDEAYSGTSHEYPGQRNYGYGWRLIDEKDGTKIVYHNGWWHGYNNVFYRRLKDKTTIIILSNKINRGIYHIEGILNILDGSGITGNIFDEEGRAVN; via the coding sequence TTGTCAGGTTTTAGATCAGTCTTTTTTAGCTGCGGACTACAATGTATTGCCACCGTTGTCATTATATCCTGTGGATTACCCCAAAATCGACCTGCTAAAGGAACTCATATTACGGTCGGAAGCAATTCATTACAAAACGACAGCATTGAAAAAATACGAGCCAGGCTCAACACCAATGAAAAAGCACAGCGGCTGGATTCACTGTTTAAATACATGTTCCTTCACGGCGGATTCAATGGTAATATACTTGTGGCCCAGCAAGGGCAAGTGATATATAAAAAAAGCTGGGGCTATGCCAACTATGAAACAAAGGATTCCCTGACGCTGAATTCGGTTTTCCAAATGGGATCATCTTCAAAACCTTTAACTGCAACAGCAATATTGATATTAAAGGAACAGGGCCTGATCCGGTTATCACAAACCATTGATGAGTTTTTTCCGGATTTTCCTTATAAAAAAATTACAGTAAAGGATCTGCTCACACATCGTTCGGGTCTGGCCAATTACATGTATTTCTGCGACAGCTTTTATTGTTATAAAAATATCCCGCTCAGTAATGATGAGCTATTAAAGCTAATGATAACCAATCATCCCCTGCCCTATTTTAAACCGAACAGAAGATTCGAATATTCCAATACGAATTATGCCTTGCTTGTAAATATTATTGAAAAAGTATCGGGTGTGAGTTATGCAGACTTTATGAAACAGGAAATATTTAAACCCCTCGGAATGAATAATAGTCGCATAAGTATTACGGATACCATTGATCTGAACCATAATAAAACAACAGGTTACGAAGGCAACTGGAAGAAGTATGATATAGACTATTTAGATGGTGTGCTTGGTGATAAAAATATTTTCACTACAGTTGACGATCTGTTTTTATTTGACCAGGCACTCTATACTGTACAGCTATTAAAGAAGGAGACACTTGATGAAGCTTATTCCGGCACCAGCCATGAATACCCCGGGCAGCGTAACTATGGTTATGGCTGGAGGTTAATAGACGAAAAAGACGGCACAAAGATCGTATACCACAACGGCTGGTGGCACGGCTACAATAACGTCTTTTACAGGCGACTGAAAGATAAAACCACGATCATTATTTTGAGTAATAAAATAAACCGCGGTATTTATCATATTGAAGGGATTCTTAATATCCTTGATGGGTCAGGCATTACAGGCAACATTTTTGATGAAGAAGGAAGAGCCGTCAATTAG